The following proteins are encoded in a genomic region of Streptococcus sp. 29892:
- a CDS encoding head-tail connector protein has protein sequence MVSLAEAKQYLKVEHEDEDGLIEQLLETSQQLCEDILRQSIYSEVLKTAILYGVAYLYEHREDANHKELKETLYHLLLAERKDVF, from the coding sequence ATGGTTAGTTTAGCAGAGGCAAAACAATATCTCAAAGTGGAACACGAGGATGAGGATGGGCTGATTGAGCAGTTACTTGAAACCAGTCAACAACTCTGTGAAGATATTTTGCGACAATCAATTTATTCAGAAGTTCTAAAGACGGCAATCCTATATGGGGTTGCCTATCTTTATGAACACAGAGAAGATGCCAATCATAAGGAGTTGAAAGAGACTCTCTATCATTTGTTGTTGGCCGAACGAAAGGATGTGTTCTGA
- a CDS encoding head-tail adaptor protein, whose amino-acid sequence MKIAPLRERLSFQIRQIVQDEIGNETSTWIPLFDRWCSCRPLTLTERDGSVTKLEQEKVQFTLRYEKAILGLHSLTTRIQFRGQTYEIESIDGDTVPRQLIYIVAIREESYD is encoded by the coding sequence ATGAAGATTGCACCGTTGAGGGAACGCTTGTCATTTCAGATTCGACAGATTGTTCAAGATGAGATTGGCAATGAAACTTCGACATGGATACCTTTATTTGACCGGTGGTGCTCTTGTCGTCCTCTCACCTTGACCGAAAGGGATGGGAGTGTGACGAAACTGGAACAAGAGAAAGTCCAGTTCACCCTCAGATACGAAAAAGCAATTCTTGGACTTCATTCCTTAACGACTCGCATTCAATTTCGTGGTCAAACCTATGAGATTGAGTCTATTGATGGAGATACAGTGCCAAGGCAACTGATTTACATCGTCGCCATTAGGGAGGAGAGTTATGACTAG
- a CDS encoding HK97 gp10 family phage protein — MTRIELDALETVIANELAEFVEDTTEVMREVVEEVTEESIETLKATSPRKSGSYAKGWKSKATIDTSTGLTKTIHNRTPGLTHLLENGHAKSSGGRVEGIKHIAPVEKQAIQSLEEKLRKRV; from the coding sequence ATGACTAGAATTGAACTAGATGCACTAGAAACTGTCATCGCTAATGAGCTGGCGGAATTTGTAGAGGATACAACAGAGGTGATGCGTGAAGTTGTAGAGGAAGTCACTGAGGAATCCATCGAAACCTTGAAAGCAACGTCACCTAGAAAGAGTGGATCTTATGCCAAAGGGTGGAAGAGTAAAGCAACGATTGATACCAGTACAGGTCTAACCAAAACCATTCATAATCGAACACCAGGCCTGACGCATCTATTAGAAAATGGTCATGCCAAAAGCTCTGGTGGGCGAGTTGAGGGAATTAAGCATATCGCACCTGTTGAGAAACAAGCAATACAATCCTTAGAAGAAAAGCTGAGAAAGCGAGTGTGA
- a CDS encoding major tail protein, producing MAEKNKVTFGLQDVHWAEVTSEGPDGTLTYGNVERLRGAAELTLEPTGDKGSYKADNINFYTTESNDGYEGTLKVALLTQEFLTRVLGEQLDATTNTISEIANSEKKNFALMFRFEGDKKETLHVLYYCYASRPTVGSKTKSGSDINEVELTFTASPRPLDKVVRRRTTEETSDEIRQNWFKAVFEPRK from the coding sequence ATGGCTGAAAAGAATAAGGTCACCTTTGGACTACAAGATGTCCATTGGGCAGAAGTTACAAGCGAAGGTCCTGATGGTACGTTGACATACGGCAATGTAGAACGCCTTCGTGGTGCTGCAGAATTAACCCTTGAACCAACAGGAGATAAGGGTTCTTATAAGGCAGACAATATCAATTTTTATACAACAGAGTCAAATGATGGTTATGAAGGAACACTAAAAGTTGCCCTTCTAACGCAGGAATTTTTGACACGAGTCCTTGGAGAACAGTTGGATGCGACGACAAACACCATTTCAGAGATCGCAAACAGCGAAAAGAAAAATTTTGCGTTGATGTTCCGTTTTGAAGGGGATAAAAAAGAAACCTTACACGTTTTGTATTATTGTTACGCATCTCGTCCGACTGTTGGTTCAAAAACCAAGTCTGGTTCAGATATCAATGAGGTAGAGTTGACCTTTACTGCCAGTCCTCGTCCACTTGATAAGGTTGTACGTAGACGTACAACGGAGGAAACGAGTGATGAGATTCGTCAAAACTGGTTCAAGGCAGTTTTTGAACCTCGTAAGTAA
- a CDS encoding phage tail tape measure protein codes for MAGNIKGITIEIGGDTQPLQDALKGVNKQASEATKELRQIDKALKFDTGNVTLLTQKQEVLAKQVETTKEKLATLRQAQSQVEAQFKAGDIGADQYRAFQREVETTQRLLTSYETKLADVSSTLENHGRASSSAAQQLDKLQVEQGQLASEMNKVTSQFELQESALSSNSSEAERNAIAQQKIGAQSEIVSKQISNLEKQLALTKSEYGENSIEANKMEAELNQAKTALNNLNNEMDDTKSSADGAQDGMKAMSDTIRAEALQATSEKLADISQKIFEVGTESMSAAAQLQASNAQFSTVFGDMENAAKDALNKIGEEMDIVPERLQGSFTQMASFAKTSGMDTAQALDLTTRATRAAADGAAFYDKSIEEVTENLQSFLKGNYENDAALGISATETTRNAAANKLYGKSFNELSEAQKQLTLLQMVEDGNELSGALGQAARESDGLENVLGNLRQSGTNALAAIGQPILEMLIPVFQSLADIVSQLATWFTNLTSPIKEVVIIFTGILAVVGMLLPVFLGLQVAAAAMGTTVVGMITAFLPIVGIIVGIVAAITLLIVGLKELWTNHEGFRTAVTEIWNSIYAFLSMIIQQISSFVMSVWGTLTTWWTENQQLILNAATTVWNAITTVIQTVMTILGPLIQASWENIKLIITAAWEMIKIVVETAINVVLGIIKAVMQVITGDWTGAWETIKQVLATAWEGIKSLISLALNFIAQYITTAWTGIKNTIANLLSAISSVVSSVWTAIQSTISSILSNIGSTVSNIWNSIRNTVSSVLNGISSTVSSVWNGVKNTISNAINGARDAVSNAINAIKNLFNFQIRWPHIPLPHFRVSGSANPLDWLKGGIPRISIDWYAKGGILTKPTAFGMNGNSLMVGGEAGKEAVLPLNEQTLGAIGRGIAKTMTSNLPPIHITITGNTVREETDLHRLAEMVGEKLVYELERQQGLRGVKP; via the coding sequence ATGGCTGGAAACATAAAGGGGATTACAATTGAAATTGGTGGCGATACCCAACCCTTACAAGATGCCCTAAAGGGTGTGAACAAACAAGCATCTGAAGCTACCAAAGAACTAAGACAGATTGATAAGGCTCTCAAGTTTGATACAGGCAATGTCACCCTCCTTACTCAAAAGCAGGAAGTCTTGGCAAAACAAGTCGAGACAACCAAAGAAAAATTGGCAACGCTCCGTCAAGCCCAATCACAGGTGGAAGCTCAATTTAAGGCTGGGGATATTGGGGCAGACCAGTACCGTGCCTTTCAACGTGAGGTGGAAACTACTCAAAGGCTGCTAACGTCCTATGAAACTAAGTTAGCTGATGTGTCATCAACACTTGAGAATCACGGTCGAGCAAGTAGTTCAGCGGCTCAACAATTAGATAAACTCCAAGTGGAGCAGGGGCAGTTAGCAAGTGAGATGAACAAGGTCACGTCTCAATTTGAGTTACAAGAAAGTGCTTTGTCATCCAATAGTTCCGAAGCAGAACGCAATGCCATAGCCCAACAAAAGATAGGAGCACAGTCAGAAATTGTTTCTAAACAAATTTCCAATCTCGAAAAGCAACTAGCCCTGACAAAGAGTGAATATGGTGAGAATTCCATTGAAGCCAATAAGATGGAAGCTGAGTTGAACCAAGCAAAGACCGCTCTCAATAACCTGAACAACGAGATGGATGATACCAAATCCTCTGCGGATGGTGCTCAAGATGGCATGAAAGCCATGTCTGACACCATTCGGGCTGAGGCACTTCAAGCGACCAGTGAGAAGCTAGCAGACATCTCTCAGAAAATCTTCGAAGTCGGAACAGAGTCCATGTCTGCGGCAGCTCAACTTCAAGCCAGCAATGCCCAATTCTCTACCGTATTTGGGGATATGGAGAATGCTGCTAAGGATGCCCTCAATAAGATTGGGGAAGAGATGGACATTGTTCCAGAGCGTCTTCAAGGCTCCTTCACTCAGATGGCTTCCTTTGCCAAAACCTCTGGAATGGATACGGCTCAGGCTTTGGATCTGACCACTCGTGCCACCAGAGCAGCGGCTGATGGGGCAGCATTTTACGACAAATCCATCGAAGAAGTCACCGAAAACCTGCAGTCCTTCCTCAAAGGAAACTATGAAAATGACGCAGCTCTAGGTATTTCTGCGACAGAAACCACTCGTAATGCAGCGGCGAACAAGCTCTATGGAAAGTCCTTCAATGAACTATCAGAAGCTCAGAAGCAGTTAACCCTCCTTCAAATGGTAGAGGACGGCAATGAACTCTCTGGAGCCTTGGGACAAGCTGCAAGGGAATCAGACGGACTGGAAAACGTTCTGGGTAACTTAAGACAGTCTGGAACTAATGCTCTAGCAGCAATCGGTCAACCGATTCTGGAGATGCTTATTCCAGTCTTTCAAAGTTTGGCAGACATTGTTAGTCAACTAGCGACTTGGTTTACCAACTTAACCAGTCCCATCAAGGAAGTCGTCATTATCTTCACAGGTATTTTAGCCGTGGTAGGGATGTTACTTCCTGTTTTCTTGGGCTTACAGGTTGCGGCAGCCGCTATGGGGACAACCGTTGTTGGAATGATAACGGCATTTTTGCCGATTGTGGGGATTATTGTTGGTATTGTAGCTGCCATTACCTTATTGATTGTTGGGTTAAAAGAACTCTGGACGAATCACGAAGGCTTTCGAACGGCTGTGACGGAAATCTGGAATAGTATCTATGCCTTTCTGTCCATGATCATCCAGCAGATTTCTAGTTTTGTTATGTCCGTCTGGGGAACGCTAACCACATGGTGGACTGAAAACCAACAATTGATTCTAAATGCTGCAACCACGGTATGGAATGCCATCACTACGGTTATTCAAACGGTGATGACTATACTTGGACCGCTCATCCAAGCAAGTTGGGAGAATATCAAACTCATCATTACAGCCGCTTGGGAGATGATAAAGATTGTGGTCGAGACTGCTATCAATGTGGTACTTGGTATCATCAAGGCAGTCATGCAGGTTATCACTGGTGATTGGACTGGCGCTTGGGAAACCATTAAACAAGTTCTAGCTACGGCTTGGGAGGGAATAAAGTCCCTGATTTCATTAGCTTTAAACTTCATCGCCCAGTACATCACAACTGCTTGGACAGGTATCAAAAATACCATTGCAAACTTACTGTCCGCCATTAGTTCGGTTGTTTCTTCCGTCTGGACAGCAATCCAATCGACCATATCCAGTATTTTATCTAACATCGGCTCAACAGTCTCCAATATTTGGAACAGTATCCGAAACACGGTCTCTAGTGTCTTGAATGGCATTTCAAGCACGGTATCATCCGTTTGGAATGGTGTCAAGAATACCATTTCAAATGCCATCAATGGAGCGAGAGATGCCGTAAGTAACGCTATTAATGCCATCAAAAATCTCTTCAACTTCCAAATTCGTTGGCCGCATATTCCCCTCCCTCACTTTAGGGTGTCAGGATCTGCCAATCCTCTTGATTGGTTGAAGGGTGGTATTCCAAGAATTTCTATTGATTGGTATGCCAAGGGAGGTATCTTAACCAAACCAACCGCATTTGGAATGAATGGCAATAGCCTGATGGTTGGTGGTGAAGCAGGAAAAGAAGCGGTGTTGCCTTTGAATGAACAAACCTTGGGTGCCATTGGTCGAGGAATCGCAAAGACCATGACAAGCAATCTACCACCCATTCACATCACTATTACAGGTAACACAGTAAGAGAAGAGACTGACCTTCACCGACTAGCGGAGATGGTTGGAGAAAAACTTGTGTATGAATTAGAACGTCAACAAGGATTGAGAGGAGTGAAACCATGA
- a CDS encoding phage tail protein — translation MIRHNALTIGGVSTSSFPFKVIVEDSPSITVSESKTQLIEHQGLSGAVLQTNPRRSVMELSYTLYLVKPSEEQLFSFLKLFLKEGFWLENASFKTIRFWCYKVHHTPVQKDKLGVYELKVTFSCHPTKWFKTTTSQVFSTSGTLRSQGSAIAFPKITISGNSSGETSFTIGDDVIRLERLQETLIMDNNPIQPSFKTQRGQPVKWSGDFISIDAGRNDSVGIVLGAGITSLTIEMNWGWA, via the coding sequence ATGATTAGACACAATGCATTAACCATTGGTGGAGTGTCCACGAGTTCTTTTCCTTTTAAGGTAATCGTGGAAGATAGTCCTTCAATCACAGTAAGTGAAAGTAAGACGCAATTGATAGAACACCAAGGTCTGTCAGGAGCGGTTCTTCAAACCAATCCTCGCAGAAGCGTCATGGAACTGAGCTACACCCTATATCTTGTTAAACCTAGTGAAGAACAGTTATTTTCATTTTTGAAGCTATTTTTGAAAGAAGGATTTTGGCTTGAGAACGCTAGTTTCAAGACCATACGCTTTTGGTGTTACAAAGTTCACCATACTCCGGTTCAAAAGGATAAGCTGGGGGTGTATGAGCTTAAGGTTACCTTTTCTTGTCACCCAACCAAGTGGTTCAAAACGACGACCTCGCAGGTGTTTAGCACTAGTGGTACTTTGAGAAGTCAAGGTTCAGCCATTGCTTTTCCAAAGATTACCATAAGCGGCAACTCAAGTGGTGAAACTAGCTTTACGATTGGGGATGATGTTATCCGCTTGGAGCGATTACAAGAAACACTCATTATGGATAATAATCCTATTCAGCCAAGTTTTAAGACACAAAGAGGTCAGCCTGTAAAATGGTCTGGTGATTTTATCTCCATTGATGCAGGCAGAAATGACTCAGTTGGAATTGTCTTAGGTGCTGGCATCACATCATTAACAATAGAAATGAATTGGGGGTGGGCATAG
- a CDS encoding phage tail spike protein, with protein sequence MLSLLDKTVRTAKWHGKPLPETIKASVKETLNGDFVLNFTYPITDSGLFRELKEDYLVRSPVPVLGHQLFRIKKVIEGDTSLEVVAYHISDDIMTRLVSPFRCEQVPCATALSSMVMASKSPLGDFSFTSDIVKNRTYTTDKEQTLYSSLLDGKHSIIGTWEGELVRDNLALTIKGERGQDRGVVISTHYNLKKYQRTKESSQIITRIHATSSFKQEGQDRETVLRVTVDSPLINSYPFINEVTYTNNHVRTRQELIEWASSKFRLEGIDKPKDAIIIEAFELDGQTVHLGDTVTLKSKLHGIDVRKKAIAYDYDPLAKNYRSITFDDKASIGTGKTGGSLTTLANNLLDGNKRSEDVAIEIALENANRAFDAEFEKRQVAIDNAIEQAQSRGEVYSDRLKASIDSELSTIHQQMRQQEEEQQLTTRDLLAKAGVNTNLATEAKQKAEQAQTGATEALRRAEQAKLDAIQEANRLTVTERSQTEIKIATAKSQAISEASRLVDVAKSLLGGQLATVSTNLSQTKEDIKLLASKQLVDSLTGRVTGAESMIQVQADQISQRVKTSDFNQAKQRIETAESSITQLGNRITTEIRETIAKIPVDFGGRNYILKSDTYITSGSKFLDSASDFIDYAQAGKFVTISVDIKGENLSPDERGQSRIGCELRLTLSNGNPLYLNCYKVVSATQPRERIYRTVRIPDGVSVVSVAKLNLFVQVRGNALAGRPKFELSSMPTDWSPAPEDLITDLSQTRTLITQTAEGQTQLSTKLTHTENKMMNAETQIRQLLGDVASKVSKMDYDNLKSTVENHTTSINQTTQSILLKADKTFVDGVKSTAEAALSKATSNATMISQTKSELTIANDAISQKVAKTDFNNLSGRVASAETTIRTQAGQIEQRLTSTQVESAINSKGYQTKSQVDSNIMGRGYLTSSSLQPYATTTSVQNLVRTTYDSFTQRISQTESRIPTSVSHRNLIAGTSDRWSAYQTINTNSNWIASLGRVQFGDSSGIYVGSKVHLYVHVSADEITFDPAVTTRTMKLQGPILDSQNAWTWTNWNLYHPFYNKWSSNLTTGNNYRLIKLTSTVTQEMYQHSKGFELQVRIDGVKTGKFHVRALMVSTGDIFPDYWTPSLDDFTTVTAFHEVRDTVSSHTRTIGDHTNQISQVVQTTTGIVTRVGNLETSRATTAAVNAIQTQVSTLAGAWSVRNLTSAGTVLSQLNLNKDGTVKIDGKLVQITGTTYIQDGVIASGKIASLDAGKITSGIISAARIGAEAITADKLKVDQAFFTKFMATEAYLKQLFAKSAFITQVQSVTLSANNISGGILSAINGAMKINLSLGNIKFYTNSPSISREVSGYPHQWVSFETGTSNGKPCGVTIIGSNRWNNWNANDGGFVGIRAWNGTDTDQIDVVGDKVRLASAPYTNPDGWEIVTLPNRLSIDAYKASDRPSSILNIGDIRIYRNGTTYVSLKDVLHQFNHNFKHLINITGRGDVILTWDTIK encoded by the coding sequence GTGCTATCTTTATTAGACAAAACTGTTCGAACGGCAAAATGGCATGGGAAACCACTCCCAGAGACCATTAAGGCAAGCGTCAAAGAAACATTGAATGGAGATTTTGTCCTGAACTTTACCTATCCGATCACAGATAGCGGACTATTTCGAGAGTTAAAAGAGGACTACCTCGTTCGTAGCCCAGTTCCAGTATTGGGACACCAGTTGTTTCGGATTAAGAAAGTCATCGAAGGAGACACCAGTCTTGAAGTTGTGGCCTATCACATATCAGATGACATCATGACTAGATTAGTATCGCCATTTAGGTGTGAACAGGTACCCTGTGCAACAGCTCTATCAAGCATGGTCATGGCAAGCAAGTCTCCATTGGGAGATTTTTCTTTTACCAGCGACATTGTCAAGAACAGAACCTATACAACGGACAAGGAACAGACGCTTTACTCCAGCTTGTTGGATGGCAAACATTCTATTATTGGAACTTGGGAGGGGGAACTGGTTCGTGATAATCTTGCCCTAACTATAAAGGGTGAGCGAGGACAAGACCGTGGGGTGGTCATTTCTACTCACTATAATTTAAAAAAGTATCAGAGAACAAAAGAAAGTTCACAGATTATCACTCGTATCCATGCCACTTCAAGCTTCAAACAGGAGGGGCAGGATAGGGAAACTGTACTTCGAGTCACAGTAGACAGTCCACTGATAAACTCCTATCCATTCATTAATGAAGTGACCTATACTAATAATCATGTCAGGACTCGTCAAGAGTTAATAGAGTGGGCTAGTAGCAAGTTTCGCTTAGAGGGAATTGATAAGCCAAAAGATGCCATCATCATTGAGGCATTTGAGTTAGATGGTCAAACGGTTCATCTAGGCGATACCGTAACTTTAAAAAGCAAGCTACACGGCATTGATGTGAGGAAGAAGGCCATCGCCTATGATTATGATCCTTTAGCTAAAAATTACCGCTCTATCACATTTGATGATAAGGCAAGTATCGGAACAGGTAAAACTGGCGGTAGCTTGACTACCCTAGCAAATAATCTCCTTGATGGGAATAAGCGGAGTGAGGATGTTGCCATTGAAATTGCCCTTGAGAATGCCAACAGAGCATTTGATGCAGAATTTGAGAAACGTCAAGTAGCTATCGATAACGCTATCGAACAGGCTCAAAGTCGTGGGGAGGTCTATTCGGATCGATTAAAGGCTAGCATTGATAGTGAACTTTCAACTATTCACCAACAGATGCGACAACAGGAAGAGGAGCAGCAACTCACAACTCGTGATTTATTGGCAAAGGCTGGGGTTAACACCAACCTAGCTACAGAAGCCAAACAAAAAGCAGAACAGGCTCAAACTGGGGCGACTGAAGCCCTCAGGAGGGCAGAACAAGCCAAGCTTGATGCCATTCAAGAGGCTAACCGCTTGACTGTAACGGAGCGTAGTCAAACTGAGATAAAGATTGCGACAGCAAAATCACAAGCTATCTCTGAGGCTAGTCGATTGGTTGATGTAGCAAAATCACTGTTGGGTGGACAGTTGGCTACTGTCAGTACCAATCTGTCACAAACCAAGGAGGATATAAAGCTCCTTGCGAGTAAGCAACTGGTGGATAGTCTGACTGGTCGAGTAACCGGTGCAGAGTCCATGATTCAAGTACAAGCAGACCAAATTTCTCAGCGTGTTAAAACCAGTGATTTTAACCAAGCGAAACAGAGAATCGAAACTGCCGAGTCGTCTATTACGCAATTGGGGAATCGGATAACGACTGAGATTCGAGAGACCATAGCTAAGATTCCAGTTGATTTTGGTGGTCGAAATTACATACTAAAAAGTGATACTTATATTACATCCGGGAGTAAGTTTCTGGATAGTGCTTCGGACTTTATCGACTATGCACAGGCAGGGAAGTTTGTGACGATCAGCGTTGATATCAAGGGGGAAAATCTGTCGCCTGATGAAAGAGGACAGTCTAGGATAGGATGCGAGCTACGCTTGACTTTATCCAATGGCAATCCTCTCTATCTAAACTGCTATAAAGTTGTTTCAGCAACCCAACCTCGCGAGCGGATATACCGAACGGTTCGTATTCCTGATGGTGTATCGGTTGTTAGTGTAGCAAAGCTCAATCTTTTTGTGCAAGTCAGAGGAAATGCCTTAGCTGGAAGACCAAAGTTTGAACTTTCTTCTATGCCTACTGACTGGTCACCTGCTCCTGAAGACTTAATCACAGATCTCAGTCAAACCAGAACACTAATTACTCAGACAGCTGAGGGCCAAACTCAGCTGTCTACAAAGCTTACTCATACTGAGAATAAAATGATGAATGCTGAAACCCAAATCAGGCAATTGTTGGGTGATGTGGCTAGTAAAGTATCTAAAATGGACTATGACAATCTCAAGAGTACAGTTGAGAATCATACGACAAGTATTAATCAAACGACCCAGTCCATTTTACTTAAAGCTGACAAGACCTTTGTGGACGGTGTGAAATCTACGGCAGAAGCAGCCCTTTCAAAAGCAACTAGCAATGCGACAATGATTAGTCAGACCAAGTCTGAGCTAACTATTGCCAATGATGCCATCTCACAGAAAGTCGCAAAGACGGATTTTAATAATTTGAGCGGTCGAGTAGCAAGTGCGGAAACCACTATCCGAACACAGGCTGGGCAAATCGAACAACGACTGACGAGTACGCAAGTTGAATCTGCAATTAACTCAAAAGGCTACCAAACCAAGTCACAGGTCGATTCAAATATTATGGGTCGTGGCTATCTAACCAGCAGTTCTCTCCAGCCCTATGCGACGACAACTAGTGTGCAGAATTTGGTTAGAACCACCTATGATAGTTTTACCCAGCGAATCAGTCAAACGGAAAGCAGAATCCCTACCTCAGTTTCGCATCGCAACTTAATAGCTGGTACTTCAGACAGATGGAGTGCTTATCAGACGATAAATACCAATAGTAACTGGATAGCCTCTTTAGGAAGAGTTCAATTTGGAGATAGTAGTGGTATCTATGTTGGATCAAAAGTTCATTTATATGTTCATGTCTCAGCGGATGAGATTACATTTGACCCTGCGGTGACGACACGTACTATGAAACTTCAAGGTCCAATATTGGATAGTCAAAATGCTTGGACATGGACCAACTGGAATTTGTATCACCCTTTCTACAATAAATGGAGCAGCAATCTGACAACTGGTAACAATTATCGGTTAATCAAACTAACCTCTACCGTCACGCAAGAGATGTACCAACATTCTAAAGGATTTGAACTTCAAGTCAGAATAGATGGAGTTAAAACTGGTAAGTTCCATGTAAGAGCTTTAATGGTATCAACTGGTGATATCTTTCCAGACTATTGGACACCGTCATTAGACGACTTTACGACAGTAACCGCCTTTCATGAAGTGCGGGATACTGTAAGTAGTCATACTCGAACAATTGGAGATCACACCAATCAAATCAGTCAGGTTGTTCAAACGACTACTGGAATTGTGACACGAGTTGGCAATCTAGAAACAAGTCGAGCGACAACGGCGGCAGTTAATGCCATTCAAACTCAGGTTTCAACACTTGCAGGGGCGTGGTCGGTTCGAAATCTGACCAGTGCAGGAACAGTCCTGAGTCAGCTCAATCTCAATAAGGATGGCACAGTCAAGATTGATGGAAAACTCGTCCAAATTACAGGCACAACCTATATCCAAGATGGAGTAATTGCGAGCGGTAAGATTGCCAGTCTTGATGCAGGCAAGATTACGTCAGGTATCATATCGGCAGCTCGAATTGGAGCAGAAGCAATCACTGCGGATAAGTTAAAGGTTGACCAAGCATTCTTTACCAAGTTTATGGCAACAGAAGCCTATCTTAAGCAGTTATTTGCCAAATCAGCCTTTATAACCCAAGTGCAGTCAGTAACCCTATCTGCCAACAACATTTCTGGTGGAATCTTGTCAGCAATCAACGGAGCTATGAAAATCAATCTATCACTTGGAAACATCAAGTTCTATACCAACTCTCCATCCATTTCTCGTGAGGTTAGTGGATATCCCCACCAATGGGTTTCCTTTGAGACAGGAACATCAAACGGTAAGCCATGTGGTGTAACCATTATCGGTTCGAATCGATGGAACAACTGGAATGCCAATGACGGTGGCTTTGTAGGGATTCGAGCATGGAACGGTACGGATACCGACCAAATTGATGTGGTAGGCGATAAGGTACGTTTAGCTAGTGCTCCATATACCAATCCAGATGGGTGGGAAATAGTAACGTTGCCTAACCGGCTGAGTATTGATGCCTATAAAGCCTCTGACCGACCAAGTTCTATTCTGAATATCGGAGATATCCGCATCTATCGAAATGGGACAACCTATGTCAGCTTGAAAGACGTACTTCATCAATTCAATCACAATTTTAAACACTTAATAAACATCACTGGTCGAGGTGATGTCATCTTGACATGGGATACGATTAAATAA
- a CDS encoding phage holin family protein, giving the protein MKELLTLNKILFSMIGGLIGSLFGELDGILYALLVFIIIDYLTGIFAAVVEKQLSSSIGFRGIFKKIAILFLVSLGHLIDTAIIKQGGTIRTMVIFFYLSNEGLSILENTVRIGLPIPEKLQAILKQINER; this is encoded by the coding sequence ATGAAGGAACTATTAACTCTTAATAAGATTTTATTTTCCATGATTGGAGGCTTGATTGGTAGTCTATTTGGAGAGTTAGATGGTATCTTATATGCCCTACTTGTCTTCATTATTATTGACTATCTAACAGGAATTTTTGCGGCGGTTGTAGAGAAACAATTGTCAAGTAGTATCGGTTTTCGTGGCATCTTTAAAAAGATAGCCATTTTATTTTTAGTTTCACTAGGTCATCTGATTGATACAGCTATTATCAAGCAGGGTGGAACAATTCGAACCATGGTCATTTTCTTTTATCTCAGTAATGAGGGGTTAAGTATCTTAGAAAATACTGTTCGAATTGGTCTACCAATACCTGAGAAACTACAAGCAATCTTAAAACAAATCAACGAGAGGTGA